A window of Bacillota bacterium genomic DNA:
TCACCGTTCCTCAGGGCCGTGGAGGAAGGACTCTTGGATCCCGGGGCCTCCACCCAGGTGGGCATCAGGGGCTCCGTGGAGGGACCGGAGGATCTCACAGGACCCGTATCCCTGGGTTTTCGCCTGATCACAGCACAAGAAACCAGGTCCATGGGATCCCAGGCGGTACTGGAGGAGATACACAGGAGGGCAAAGGGTAAGAGGGTGTTCGTTTCCTTCGATATCGACTTCGTGGACCCCGCCTACGCCCCGGGCACCGGTACCCCTGAGGTAGGGGGCTTCACCTCTTTAGAGGCCCTCGAGCTCGTCCGCGGCCTCGATGGCCTCGATTTCGCCGCCTTCGACCTGGTGGAGGTGGTCCCCCAGTATGACAGCGGGGATGTCACGGCGCTCCTGGCCGCCAACATCGTGTACGAGTTCATCTCGCTGCTGGCCGTGATAAAGAGCTAGAGCCCGATACGCACGTAGGTGGAGGGCACCTCGCCCGGGATTATCGCCTCGCAGATGGTAGCCTCCATCTGCACATTGACGTGGGTGGTGATCAGGGGGATGAGCACCTTCACATCCACATCAGCCTCCATGTAGATGAGGTGCCTCACGGTGTTGATGCCGGCAGAATCGAAGCGGTCCCTGATGTGAACCTGGGTCATGCCCATGGGTACTATGTGCACGGGGATCCGGGGCCCCATGTTCGCCAGGATGGTGCTGCCCAGGGCCTGGCCCAGGGGGATGGAAACGGACACATCCTCCAGGCGCTTCACCGCCTCCTGTATGGCCTTGAGGCTCCTGGACTGGGCCCTTATCAGGGCCAGCCGGTTAGGGCGGATCAGCATGATCCTCCCGGTGCTGTCCCTGTCGATCTCCATGAGGTCCTGGTACCGAAAGGCATCCGCCAGCTCCGCCTCCACGGTGGATGCCATCACCTGGAGGGCGAGGTTGGTCACCTTGACCTCACTGATAGCCTTGAGGGTGGGCATGATGGCCCTCTCAAGCCCGTAG
This region includes:
- the yunB gene encoding sporulation protein YunB, coding for MKRGRKPRRGRSFALFLALVLLAYGFYGLERAIMPTLKAISEVKVTNLALQVMASTVEAELADAFRYQDLMEIDRDSTGRIMLIRPNRLALIRAQSRSLKAIQEAVKRLEDVSVSIPLGQALGSTILANMGPRIPVHIVPMGMTQVHIRDRFDSAGINTVRHLIYMEADVDVKVLIPLITTHVNVQMEATICEAIIPGEVPSTYVRIGL